In bacterium, a single window of DNA contains:
- a CDS encoding DUF4390 domain-containing protein has product MQDRSKLVMKYFGGVNRYLMAALFLLLLLPGTHPPAWAFKAEIVDFTITRGKDYIYIDAQVKGAFTSGINEAIASGIPTTFRYYLELVSPRQFWFDKKPYKRLIQHKVEYDTLKKEYQVTLDDGIAPQVRITRDEREMKKWMAGLESFKFLPSQELLPANRNYMVRLKAEMKCIKMPFPLNYSFPLNYLLSYLVSFLDVDTSWVTSPIPAAISDKAARTRPLIRQRPSVALRSKLN; this is encoded by the coding sequence ATGCAGGATAGATCGAAGCTGGTCATGAAATATTTCGGGGGAGTAAATCGGTATCTGATGGCTGCGCTCTTTCTGCTTCTTCTGCTGCCGGGCACTCATCCACCGGCCTGGGCTTTCAAAGCGGAAATTGTGGACTTTACCATTACCCGGGGGAAGGATTATATCTATATCGATGCCCAGGTAAAGGGTGCCTTTACCTCAGGGATTAACGAGGCTATTGCCAGCGGTATTCCGACCACCTTCAGGTACTATCTTGAGCTGGTCAGTCCCCGTCAGTTCTGGTTTGATAAAAAACCGTACAAACGATTAATACAGCACAAGGTGGAGTACGATACCCTCAAGAAAGAATATCAGGTTACTCTGGACGATGGAATCGCTCCCCAGGTGAGGATTACCAGGGATGAGCGTGAGATGAAAAAATGGATGGCCGGTCTTGAATCATTCAAGTTTCTTCCTTCTCAGGAGTTATTACCTGCAAACAGGAACTATATGGTCAGGCTGAAGGCTGAAATGAAGTGCATCAAGATGCCGTTTCCGTTAAATTATTCATTTCCGTTGAATTATTTGCTATCATATCTTGTTTCGTTTTTAGATGTTGATACTTCCTGGGTTACCTCCCCGATACCTGCTGCCATATCAGATAAAGCGGCCCGGACCCGGCCCCTGATTCGACAAAGACCATCCGTAGCCCTGAGATCAAAGCTCAACTGA
- the cobU gene encoding bifunctional adenosylcobinamide kinase/adenosylcobinamide-phosphate guanylyltransferase: MAQAVFIFGGCRSGKSSYAVERVKDSCRVTYIATSRILDGEMQQRVHRHRRSRPETWQTIEAPYRLSEAIQQAGPESEFIIVDCLTLYLSNHFHEHRSPEQLEDQERFEVWLRNDIQGLMAVIRSVAARQVLLVSNEVGAGIVPVSAGTRFFRDMCGLMNQWVARESDEVIKMEAGLANRLK; the protein is encoded by the coding sequence ATGGCTCAAGCGGTTTTTATTTTTGGCGGCTGCCGCAGCGGTAAGAGTTCTTATGCTGTTGAACGGGTAAAGGATTCTTGCCGCGTTACGTATATAGCAACCTCACGGATCCTGGACGGAGAGATGCAGCAGCGGGTTCACCGGCACCGGCGGAGCCGTCCGGAAACCTGGCAGACCATCGAGGCGCCATACCGGTTGAGTGAAGCCATTCAACAGGCCGGACCTGAATCGGAGTTTATTATTGTCGATTGCCTGACTCTCTATCTGTCCAATCATTTCCATGAGCATAGATCGCCGGAACAACTGGAGGATCAGGAGCGGTTCGAGGTCTGGCTCCGGAACGATATCCAGGGGCTTATGGCGGTCATCAGATCCGTTGCCGCCCGGCAGGTGCTGCTCGTCAGTAATGAAGTAGGCGCAGGCATCGTCCCGGTATCTGCAGGGACGAGGTTTTTCCGGGATATGTGCGGTTTGATGAACCAGTGGGTCGCCAGAGAGTCCGATGAAGTCATCAAGATGGAGGCTGGATTAGCCAACCGGCTAAAATAA
- a CDS encoding ATP-binding protein, which yields MDKTKGIGQRWKAIIGLLVLIVFLTVTEVVIYQVRAQINIAHNVLVLVALNLNIILLVITILMVLRNLVKLYFERKQNVLGAKFRTKLIISFVGLSLIPCVLLFLVASNLINTSIDNWFNAQNEEYLRKAMKVAQVYYNTELENAFGKTRELSETITRKGLIHEGNRSALVLAVQSVQQEFALGTVTVFGAGGEEIVHLDNPKIPRSLASRPVKDLVARALRGQEHSTVRKIRQGDIIEGAVPIASQSGKGRIAGAVVFCILDPHGLMEEIRDIKNAYEEYKQRKVFETPIKSSYIITFLLITLLIIFSATWFGFYLARGITIPIQKLAEGTRKVALGNWDYKVTVQADDEIGMLVNSFNKMTDELHSVHRRLQTTNQELDRRRDYIETVLENIASGVVTIGQDGHITTINKSAAKMLRLSQQEVIGVPYRAVFDCPKLQGLSVLLDSVEERKKSITEKEVHLQVGGAGVHLLVSISVLLDKENHYRGMVCAFDDLTQLMKAQKVAAWQEVARRLAHEIKNPLTPIQLCAQRLRKRFYEGGSGYGAIFEECTETIIQEVNDLKNMIDEFSQFARLPLPNLRPEDLNHLIGMVISRYQEMYPDIRFEQHLSADLPLVNLDREQIKRVFINLFDNAIDAMSGPGGPEKKLTVVSIYDRSSSKVRLEVSDNGKGIPPEDKEKLFMPYFSTKKEGRGLGLAIVHRIIGDHNGHITGEDNMPKGTKFILLLPV from the coding sequence ATGGACAAGACCAAGGGTATTGGCCAACGGTGGAAGGCTATTATTGGCCTCCTCGTTTTGATTGTTTTTTTGACCGTAACCGAAGTGGTAATTTATCAGGTACGGGCTCAGATCAATATCGCTCACAATGTCCTGGTTCTGGTTGCCCTGAACCTCAATATCATCCTGCTGGTCATTACCATCCTGATGGTGCTGCGGAACCTGGTCAAATTGTACTTTGAGCGAAAGCAAAATGTGCTGGGAGCAAAATTCCGCACCAAATTGATCATTTCCTTTGTCGGTCTTTCTCTCATCCCCTGCGTGCTTCTTTTTCTGGTAGCCAGTAACCTTATTAATACCAGCATCGATAACTGGTTCAATGCCCAGAATGAGGAATACCTGCGCAAGGCGATGAAGGTGGCCCAGGTTTATTACAATACCGAGTTGGAAAATGCATTCGGCAAAACCCGCGAATTGAGTGAAACGATTACCCGAAAGGGTTTGATTCATGAGGGGAACCGGAGTGCATTGGTGCTTGCAGTCCAAAGCGTGCAGCAGGAATTCGCCCTTGGTACAGTCACGGTGTTCGGGGCCGGGGGGGAAGAGATCGTGCATCTGGATAACCCGAAAATTCCCCGCAGTCTTGCGAGCCGCCCGGTAAAAGACCTGGTTGCCAGGGCCCTGCGGGGACAGGAACATTCCACTGTCCGCAAGATCCGTCAGGGAGATATTATCGAAGGGGCTGTTCCGATTGCCTCCCAATCGGGGAAGGGAAGAATTGCCGGAGCTGTGGTTTTTTGTATCCTCGATCCTCACGGCCTGATGGAGGAAATCAGGGACATTAAAAATGCCTATGAAGAATACAAGCAGCGGAAGGTTTTTGAAACGCCGATCAAGAGCAGCTACATCATTACCTTTTTGCTTATTACCCTGCTGATTATCTTTTCAGCTACCTGGTTCGGGTTCTACCTGGCCCGCGGCATCACGATTCCCATTCAGAAACTGGCTGAAGGCACCCGGAAAGTAGCCCTGGGAAACTGGGATTACAAAGTCACGGTCCAGGCGGATGACGAGATCGGCATGCTGGTCAATTCTTTCAACAAGATGACGGACGAGCTTCACTCAGTTCACCGGCGGCTGCAAACCACCAATCAGGAGCTGGACCGCCGCAGGGACTACATCGAGACCGTGCTTGAAAACATTGCCTCCGGAGTCGTGACCATCGGCCAGGACGGTCATATCACCACCATCAATAAATCGGCTGCCAAGATGCTGCGACTCTCTCAGCAGGAGGTCATCGGTGTCCCTTACCGGGCCGTTTTCGACTGCCCTAAACTTCAGGGACTCTCCGTGCTGCTGGACAGTGTGGAGGAGAGAAAAAAGTCGATTACCGAGAAGGAGGTCCATCTTCAGGTCGGAGGAGCAGGCGTGCATCTTCTGGTCAGCATATCGGTTCTTCTCGATAAGGAAAATCATTACCGGGGCATGGTCTGTGCCTTCGACGATCTCACGCAGCTCATGAAAGCCCAGAAAGTGGCTGCCTGGCAGGAGGTGGCCCGCAGACTGGCCCATGAAATCAAAAATCCTCTCACCCCCATTCAACTGTGTGCCCAGCGGCTCCGAAAAAGGTTCTATGAAGGCGGTTCCGGTTATGGGGCAATTTTTGAAGAGTGCACCGAAACCATTATTCAGGAAGTGAATGACCTGAAAAACATGATCGACGAGTTTTCCCAGTTTGCCAGACTGCCCCTGCCCAACCTGAGACCGGAAGACCTGAATCATCTGATCGGCATGGTTATAAGCAGGTATCAGGAAATGTATCCCGATATCCGCTTCGAGCAGCATCTATCGGCAGACCTGCCCCTGGTCAACCTGGACCGAGAGCAGATCAAGCGGGTATTCATCAACCTGTTTGACAATGCAATCGATGCCATGTCCGGGCCCGGCGGCCCGGAAAAAAAATTGACCGTAGTAAGTATTTATGACCGCTCCTCGTCTAAAGTAAGACTGGAAGTAAGTGACAATGGAAAGGGGATCCCTCCGGAAGACAAAGAGAAACTCTTCATGCCGTATTTTTCCACCAAAAAAGAGGGGCGGGGACTTGGCCTGGCTATAGTGCACCGAATCATTGGTGATCATAACGGCCACATTACGGGAGAGGATAATATGCCCAAGGGAACAAAATTCATTCTGCTTCTCCCTGTCTGA